Proteins encoded in a region of the Chryseobacterium piperi genome:
- a CDS encoding tyrosine-type recombinase/integrase, with the protein MENFKRYLELRNYQKRNVIKILSMVQEYRNYIERGNLPTEYINYLKQRKHKTQPHKNLNVSTINNHLFALKIYKNYQKEILQKETGLVICRSFKTHIAEIEILSIKEIQTLLKNAETIRDKAVLASLYYLGLRAGEAAELLLEDVDLENGKVLVRKSKTGYQREVPIHSKALEIFEVYLKQRIHKGACFLQGLKGNLTPAGIEFIVERIAQKSDIKKKIYPHLLRHSIATHLLKNGMELIKVSRFLGHRSLESTQRYTHL; encoded by the coding sequence ATGGAAAACTTCAAGAGATATTTAGAACTCAGGAATTATCAGAAAAGGAATGTTATCAAGATTTTATCAATGGTTCAGGAGTATAGAAATTATATAGAAAGAGGAAATCTTCCAACAGAATATATTAATTATTTAAAGCAGAGAAAACACAAAACTCAACCTCATAAAAACCTTAATGTAAGTACCATAAACAATCATCTTTTTGCACTTAAAATCTATAAAAATTATCAGAAAGAAATCCTGCAGAAAGAAACGGGTCTTGTCATTTGCAGAAGCTTTAAAACCCACATTGCGGAAATAGAAATTTTATCAATAAAAGAAATACAAACCCTTCTAAAAAATGCAGAAACCATAAGAGATAAAGCAGTATTGGCAAGCCTGTATTATTTAGGCTTAAGAGCCGGAGAAGCGGCAGAATTATTGTTGGAAGATGTGGATCTGGAAAACGGGAAAGTGCTCGTCAGAAAATCTAAAACCGGCTATCAGCGGGAAGTTCCGATACATAGCAAAGCCTTAGAAATTTTTGAAGTCTACCTAAAACAAAGAATCCATAAAGGAGCATGTTTTTTACAGGGATTAAAAGGAAACCTTACTCCCGCAGGAATAGAATTTATTGTAGAAAGAATCGCACAGAAAAGCGATATAAAAAAGAAAATTTACCCTCATTTATTACGACACAGTATTGCTACTCATTTATTAAAAAACGGA